One genomic region from Blastococcus sp. Marseille-P5729 encodes:
- a CDS encoding SDR family NAD(P)-dependent oxidoreductase — MRHIGESLGGKRVLITQASEFMGPVLVEAFKSYGADVVVDERVLDSGLAGEEVATAAGEVDVLIANLGVPAPSTKAHEIGDDEFRYAFAHIVDPLPGLFRGVLPGMLERRRGKIVVMGSAQALRSQKRVATYAAARSAQAGFVRAAGIEAAPSNVQINMIAQNFIENPMYYGPEVQANPAFQERLRREVPAGRLGTPEEDAQFAVFLASDEVGFFAGQSISFSGGWAT; from the coding sequence ATGCGGCACATCGGTGAGAGCCTCGGCGGCAAGCGGGTCTTGATCACCCAAGCCAGCGAGTTCATGGGCCCCGTTCTGGTCGAGGCGTTCAAGTCGTACGGCGCCGACGTCGTCGTCGACGAGCGCGTGCTCGACAGCGGCCTCGCCGGCGAGGAGGTCGCCACCGCCGCAGGTGAGGTCGACGTCCTGATCGCCAACCTCGGCGTCCCGGCGCCCAGCACCAAGGCACACGAGATCGGCGACGACGAGTTCCGGTACGCCTTCGCGCACATCGTCGATCCGCTGCCCGGCCTGTTCCGCGGCGTGCTGCCAGGGATGCTCGAGCGCCGCCGCGGCAAGATCGTCGTGATGGGCAGCGCGCAGGCGCTACGGAGCCAGAAGCGGGTCGCCACCTACGCCGCGGCGCGCAGCGCGCAAGCCGGGTTTGTCCGCGCCGCCGGGATCGAGGCTGCGCCGTCCAACGTGCAGATCAACATGATCGCGCAGAACTTCATCGAGAACCCGATGTACTACGGACCTGAGGTCCAGGCGAACCCAGCCTTCCAAGAGCGGCTGCGGCGCGAGGTTCCCGCGGGGCGTCTCGGCACTCCCGAGGAGGACGCGCAGTTCGCCGTGTTCCTCGCCTCCGACGAGGTGGGCTTCTTCGCCGGGCAGTCCATCTCTTTCTCCGGCGGCTGGGCAACCTGA
- a CDS encoding neutral zinc metallopeptidase, translated as MEFNRDARIDTSQIDDARGRGGGGGGGFGFPGGGGGRMPIPLPGGAGGSMGCLGVVGLIIFLIMQFFMSGSGGGGGGASFPQDNGSGVPVNNFSAGDTGVDIESCNSDPNALDRDDCRLALIINSVNAFWKQYLPEATPQQIQYRTAVTQLFSEGTVTGCGQATSAVGPFYCPNDEKIYIDMSFFDTQLQQLGAENTTFVQAYVVAHEYGHHLQNILGVLQQGQQMDQSGPNSGAVRVELMADCLAGVWTHHATGTTDESGVKIINSITDEDIQSGLNAASSIGDDHIQEQTQGQVNPESFTHGTSQQRYNWFKKGIDSGELGQCDTFSGGI; from the coding sequence ATGGAATTCAACAGAGACGCGCGCATCGACACGTCTCAGATCGATGACGCACGCGGTCGCGGCGGCGGTGGCGGTGGTGGCTTCGGCTTCCCAGGCGGTGGCGGTGGACGGATGCCGATCCCGCTCCCCGGTGGCGCGGGCGGCAGCATGGGATGCCTCGGCGTCGTCGGCCTGATCATCTTCTTGATCATGCAGTTCTTCATGAGCGGAAGCGGTGGTGGCGGAGGCGGCGCGAGCTTCCCGCAGGACAACGGCAGCGGCGTCCCGGTCAACAACTTCAGCGCCGGCGACACGGGCGTCGACATCGAGTCGTGCAACTCCGACCCGAACGCGCTCGACCGCGACGACTGTCGCCTCGCCCTGATCATCAACAGCGTGAACGCCTTCTGGAAGCAGTACCTGCCCGAGGCCACGCCGCAGCAGATCCAGTACCGCACCGCCGTGACCCAGCTGTTCAGCGAGGGGACGGTCACCGGCTGCGGCCAGGCGACTTCCGCGGTCGGGCCGTTCTACTGCCCGAACGACGAGAAGATCTACATCGACATGTCATTCTTCGACACCCAGCTGCAGCAGCTCGGCGCCGAGAACACCACCTTCGTCCAGGCGTACGTTGTCGCGCACGAGTACGGGCACCACCTGCAGAACATCCTCGGCGTCCTCCAGCAGGGTCAGCAGATGGACCAGTCCGGCCCCAACTCCGGCGCCGTGCGCGTCGAGCTGATGGCCGACTGCCTGGCGGGCGTGTGGACCCACCACGCCACCGGCACCACCGACGAGTCGGGCGTGAAGATCATCAACTCGATCACCGACGAGGACATCCAGTCCGGCTTGAACGCCGCATCGTCGATCGGTGATGACCACATCCAGGAGCAGACGCAAGGCCAGGTCAACCCCGAGTCGTTCACGCACGGCACCTCCCAGCAGCGCTACAACTGGTTCAAGAAGGGCATCGACTCCGGCGAGCTCGGCCAGTGCGACACCTTCTCCGGCGGCATCTAG
- a CDS encoding MIP family channel protein, producing the protein MGALKSYLAEFIGTMVLVIGGVGTAVIAGDQVGYLGIALAFGLTLVFLVYAIGPISGCHVNPAVTLGLLATGKIALKDAIAYVVAQFLGGIAGAAIVFGIAHGNPTYTRSIDGLGANGYGTGSPDGYSLASSFGAEIVLTFLLVFVVLAATDRIGTAALAGLAIGTTLIICHLVGIPITGTSVNPARSLGPALFAGGDALSQLWLFLVAPAIGGVIGALVYNILFGQDKVGYEGELNVDGREDGDPLDRTPGTRDARHDALSTAGRDGAVDPSARTDDAR; encoded by the coding sequence ATGGGCGCCCTCAAGAGCTACCTCGCCGAGTTCATCGGCACCATGGTCCTGGTGATCGGCGGCGTGGGAACCGCGGTGATCGCAGGCGACCAGGTCGGTTACCTCGGCATCGCCCTGGCCTTCGGCCTGACGCTGGTCTTCCTGGTCTACGCGATCGGACCGATCTCCGGCTGCCACGTCAACCCGGCAGTCACCCTGGGCCTGCTGGCCACGGGCAAGATCGCACTGAAGGACGCCATCGCGTACGTCGTCGCGCAGTTCCTGGGCGGCATCGCGGGCGCGGCGATCGTGTTCGGCATCGCGCACGGCAACCCGACGTACACCCGCTCCATCGACGGCCTCGGCGCGAACGGCTACGGCACCGGCAGCCCCGACGGGTACAGCCTCGCGTCGTCCTTCGGCGCCGAGATCGTGCTGACCTTCCTGCTGGTGTTCGTCGTCCTCGCCGCGACCGACCGGATCGGCACCGCGGCGCTCGCCGGCCTGGCGATCGGTACCACGCTGATCATCTGCCACCTCGTGGGCATCCCGATCACCGGCACCTCGGTGAACCCGGCCCGCTCGCTCGGCCCGGCGTTGTTCGCCGGCGGAGACGCGCTGAGCCAGTTGTGGCTGTTCCTGGTCGCCCCCGCCATCGGCGGAGTGATCGGCGCACTCGTCTACAACATCCTCTTCGGTCAGGACAAGGTCGGCTACGAGGGCGAGCTGAACGTCGACGGTCGAGAGGACGGCGATCCGCTCGACCGCACACCCGGCACTCGGGACGCCCGGCACGACGCGCTTTCGACGGCCGGCCGGGATGGCGCGGTCGATCCGTCGGCGCGCACCGACGACGCGCGGTAG
- a CDS encoding nucleoside hydrolase — protein sequence MRIADARVLHVDCDTGVDDAMALLYLLLDERAEIASISTVFGNTTAPAAAANCLRVLDLVDADAIPVAVGASRSLRGDIPELAPHVHGEDGLGGVGLPASERPLDSRSAAELIVHAARARPGELHILATGPLTNLALALGIEPDLPALVAGVTVMGGAADAPGNQTAAAEANILHDPEAAHAVLSADWPITLVPLDVTMREVVTERHRAALAASDQPAARFVAAITDFYFEFFHADSYTERSSPCHDALAAAIAVGDVLPMLAPVIRVEIDCTDGPSRGATICDTRGRYRGFPRQDDARCRVVLETAGTFPDRLVERLTRRRDATQT from the coding sequence GTGAGGATTGCTGATGCCCGGGTGCTACACGTCGACTGCGATACCGGAGTGGACGACGCGATGGCCCTCCTGTACCTGCTGCTCGACGAGCGTGCCGAGATTGCGTCTATATCGACAGTTTTCGGTAATACGACGGCGCCGGCTGCTGCGGCCAACTGCCTACGAGTTCTCGACCTTGTGGATGCAGACGCGATACCGGTCGCCGTTGGGGCCTCGCGGAGTCTGCGCGGAGACATCCCCGAGCTTGCGCCACACGTGCACGGTGAGGATGGTCTAGGCGGCGTCGGGCTTCCTGCCTCCGAGCGACCGCTGGATTCGCGCAGTGCGGCCGAGCTGATCGTGCACGCCGCTCGCGCAAGGCCCGGCGAGCTGCACATCCTCGCTACCGGGCCGTTGACGAATCTGGCGCTCGCCCTCGGCATCGAACCAGACCTGCCAGCCCTCGTCGCCGGGGTGACCGTGATGGGCGGCGCGGCCGACGCGCCAGGCAACCAGACAGCAGCAGCCGAGGCCAACATCCTGCACGACCCAGAGGCAGCCCACGCGGTGCTGAGCGCCGACTGGCCGATCACGCTCGTGCCGCTCGATGTGACGATGCGCGAGGTGGTCACGGAGCGACACCGCGCTGCGCTAGCCGCCAGCGACCAACCGGCAGCCCGCTTCGTCGCGGCGATCACCGACTTCTACTTCGAGTTCTTCCACGCCGACTCGTACACCGAGCGCAGCTCCCCGTGCCATGACGCGTTGGCTGCGGCGATCGCCGTCGGCGACGTCCTGCCGATGCTCGCACCCGTCATCAGGGTCGAGATCGACTGCACCGACGGGCCCAGCAGGGGAGCAACGATCTGCGACACCCGAGGCCGCTACCGCGGGTTTCCGCGCCAGGACGATGCACGCTGCCGCGTTGTGCTCGAGACCGCCGGAACCTTCCCCGACCGGCTCGTAGAACGGTTGACTCGTCGGCGGGACGCTACGCAGACATGA
- a CDS encoding CPBP family intramembrane glutamic endopeptidase: MSSISAPDDGTTIRDHRREIWIVLGLSLGQSAIYSIISIIAKLTDSTPLAQQTTTLNRAQSERPLLDLTYQLSGIFFALIPVALALYLLSRDRFAGGSAPRSVGPDHCSQDADGRRSVWQRLGLDLSRRTAWTDLGWGAVLAAVIGLPGLGFYFLAQHLGFNTTVAPSGLNEHWWAVPVLIMAALENSIVEEVIVVGFLMTRLRQLSWTLPAVIAASAVLRGAYHLYQGFGGFIGNVVMGIVFAWFFHKEGRVLPLVIAHWLLDIVAFVGYQLFF; encoded by the coding sequence GTGAGCTCAATCTCTGCCCCGGACGACGGTACGACGATTCGTGACCACCGGCGCGAGATCTGGATCGTTCTGGGGCTGTCGCTCGGGCAGTCGGCGATCTACTCGATCATCAGCATCATCGCCAAGCTGACCGACTCGACACCGCTCGCGCAGCAGACCACCACGCTCAATCGCGCCCAGTCCGAACGACCGCTGCTGGATTTGACCTACCAGCTCAGCGGCATCTTCTTCGCGCTCATCCCGGTCGCGCTGGCGCTCTATCTGCTTTCGCGAGATCGGTTCGCCGGCGGCAGCGCGCCACGCTCTGTGGGACCCGACCACTGTTCTCAGGACGCCGACGGACGCCGGTCCGTGTGGCAGCGGCTCGGCCTGGACCTCTCGCGGCGTACGGCGTGGACCGACCTCGGCTGGGGCGCGGTCCTGGCGGCGGTCATCGGCCTCCCGGGGCTGGGCTTCTACTTCCTGGCTCAGCACCTCGGGTTCAACACGACGGTCGCGCCCAGCGGGCTGAACGAGCACTGGTGGGCCGTGCCGGTGCTGATCATGGCCGCGCTGGAGAACTCGATCGTCGAGGAGGTCATCGTTGTCGGGTTCCTGATGACGAGGCTGCGACAGCTCAGCTGGACGCTGCCGGCGGTGATCGCGGCGTCCGCGGTGCTCCGCGGCGCATACCACCTGTATCAGGGCTTCGGCGGGTTCATCGGCAACGTGGTGATGGGAATCGTGTTCGCGTGGTTCTTCCACAAGGAGGGCCGCGTCCTGCCGCTCGTGATCGCACACTGGCTGCTCGACATCGTCGCCTTCGTCGGCTACCAGCTTTTCTTCTGA
- a CDS encoding NAD(P)H-quinone oxidoreductase encodes MKAIVVNEPGGPEALVWGEAPDPTCAPDEVVLKIEAAGVNRADVMQRKGFYPPPKGITEIIGLEAAGTIVEVGDEVTDWTAGDQVCALLSGGGYAEKVNVPAVQLLPLPSGLSMAEGAALTEVVCTVWSNLWAPFSTGRVQPEETLLVHGGSSGIGTMAIQLAKAKGNPIVVTVGTDEKARFCRDLGAETINYKDEDFVERAREMTAGRGVDVILDNMGAKYLDRNIDAVAPDGRIVTIGMQGGNTAELKIGKLLGKRVSYSATSLRGRPVHGPNGKAAVVAGVTEDVWPLISSGEVKPIVDSTMPMSEAAKAHERMESSEHIGKIILTN; translated from the coding sequence ATGAAGGCAATCGTCGTGAACGAGCCGGGAGGGCCCGAGGCTCTCGTCTGGGGCGAGGCCCCGGACCCCACCTGCGCCCCCGACGAGGTGGTGCTGAAGATCGAGGCAGCTGGCGTCAACCGCGCCGATGTCATGCAGCGCAAGGGCTTCTATCCCCCGCCGAAGGGCATCACCGAGATCATCGGTCTCGAAGCCGCCGGCACCATCGTCGAGGTCGGTGACGAGGTGACCGACTGGACGGCCGGTGACCAGGTGTGCGCCCTGCTGTCGGGCGGCGGGTACGCCGAGAAGGTGAACGTTCCCGCCGTCCAGCTGCTGCCGCTGCCCTCGGGGCTCAGCATGGCCGAGGGCGCCGCGCTGACCGAGGTGGTCTGCACGGTCTGGTCGAACCTGTGGGCGCCGTTCTCCACCGGGCGGGTGCAGCCCGAGGAAACCTTGCTCGTGCACGGCGGGTCATCGGGCATCGGCACCATGGCGATCCAGCTGGCCAAGGCGAAGGGCAACCCGATCGTCGTCACGGTCGGAACCGACGAGAAGGCCCGGTTCTGCCGGGATCTCGGCGCGGAGACGATCAACTACAAGGATGAGGACTTCGTCGAGCGGGCCCGCGAGATGACGGCCGGCCGTGGGGTTGACGTCATCCTCGACAACATGGGCGCGAAGTACCTCGACCGCAACATCGACGCCGTTGCCCCTGATGGCCGAATCGTGACGATTGGCATGCAGGGCGGCAATACCGCAGAACTGAAGATCGGGAAGTTGCTGGGCAAGCGGGTCAGCTACAGCGCGACCAGCCTGCGGGGGCGCCCCGTGCACGGCCCGAACGGCAAGGCCGCTGTCGTCGCCGGGGTGACCGAGGACGTCTGGCCGCTCATCAGCTCAGGCGAGGTCAAACCGATCGTCGACAGCACCATGCCGATGAGCGAGGCAGCGAAGGCGCACGAGCGCATGGAGTCATCCGAGCACATCGGCAAGATCATCCTCACGAACTAG
- a CDS encoding HAD family hydrolase has translation MRPHKEAARQPGWQPKLVATDLDGTYICHGHGLSPEHRATRDWLEARGIPMVPVTGRGPRLLDLTRSEIGEEGLLIMGQGGIVYDGRTLLHRESMSGELALSILEQVREHVDDVRIGAEDGADFELPLRLEHGFVWPYSMDESINVDVEDVVSDEVLKVFVESQRHPIDELTALIKSFVPEDLAYVTHSGIGFVEISPPDVSKAAGVKYICDRFGIDHADVLCFGDMPNDLPMFEWSGRAVAMADGHPDVLAAADDLAPASCDYGITRYIADLFPDFGFAQSRDAGTLSDHFIPRSGGHGES, from the coding sequence ATGCGGCCGCACAAGGAGGCTGCGCGGCAACCAGGCTGGCAGCCCAAGCTCGTCGCTACCGACCTGGATGGCACCTATATCTGCCATGGGCATGGCCTGTCACCCGAGCACCGGGCCACGCGTGACTGGCTCGAGGCGCGCGGGATCCCGATGGTGCCGGTGACCGGTCGGGGCCCGCGGCTGCTCGACCTCACCCGATCGGAGATCGGCGAGGAGGGGCTGCTGATCATGGGTCAGGGCGGAATCGTCTACGACGGCCGCACCCTGCTCCATCGGGAGTCGATGAGCGGCGAGCTCGCGCTGAGCATCCTCGAGCAGGTGCGAGAGCACGTCGACGACGTCCGCATCGGCGCGGAGGACGGCGCCGACTTCGAGCTGCCGCTGCGGCTGGAGCACGGGTTCGTGTGGCCCTACTCGATGGATGAGTCGATCAACGTCGACGTCGAGGACGTCGTGAGCGACGAGGTGCTGAAGGTGTTCGTCGAGTCGCAGCGGCACCCGATCGACGAGCTGACCGCGCTGATCAAGTCCTTTGTGCCGGAGGATCTCGCCTACGTGACCCACTCGGGCATCGGGTTCGTCGAGATCTCCCCGCCCGATGTCAGCAAGGCCGCGGGCGTGAAGTACATCTGCGACCGGTTCGGGATCGACCACGCCGACGTGCTCTGCTTCGGCGACATGCCCAACGACCTGCCGATGTTCGAGTGGTCCGGCCGGGCGGTCGCGATGGCCGACGGTCACCCCGACGTCCTCGCCGCCGCCGACGACCTCGCGCCGGCGTCCTGCGACTACGGCATCACCCGCTACATCGCCGATCTCTTCCCGGATTTCGGCTTTGCTCAATCCCGGGATGCTGGAACGCTCAGCGATCACTTCATTCCAAGATCGGGGGGACACGGGGAGTCGTGA
- a CDS encoding AMP-binding protein, which translates to MVFKSTYPDIEIPRLTVAEMALRKADTVPDKTALVDAASGDKLTYGQLKTYAERVAAWLADQGYRKGDRIMLWAPNIIWYPVLFHGVTMAGCVATTANSLYTADEIAHQLKDSDAKAIITISAFLDRAKGATAQQPVDQIVVLDGAEGHTDLMTILGNTAPVPQVDIDPATDLAVLPYSSGTTGLPKGVMLTHENLVANVVQCQQMMTTMGEQSVVLAVLPFFHIYGLTVLMNFTLSQGAEVVTMTRFDLEAFLQAVQDHKVTKIYVAPPILVGLTKHPIVDEYDLSSLVSITSGAAPLDESLALAAEARLGVPVMQGFGMTELSPVSHTVPDPLAGQLPRGSVGISLPNILCRLVDPVTGQDAELGAEGELWVKGPNVMAGYLNNEAATAETIVEDGWLRTGDIASYDPQNGVYMITDRLKELIKYKGYQVAPAELEAVLLTHDEIVDSAVIGVPDEEGGEAPKAYVVRAPNSSLTEEDLKTWVAGVVAPHKKIRHVEFVDEVPKSSSGKILRKDLRARHAGK; encoded by the coding sequence GTGGTCTTCAAGTCGACCTATCCAGACATCGAGATCCCCCGCCTGACCGTCGCCGAGATGGCGCTGCGAAAGGCTGACACGGTTCCCGACAAGACGGCGCTGGTCGACGCGGCCTCCGGAGACAAGCTGACCTACGGGCAGCTGAAGACCTACGCCGAGCGGGTCGCCGCCTGGCTCGCCGACCAGGGTTACCGCAAGGGCGACCGCATCATGCTCTGGGCACCGAACATCATTTGGTACCCGGTTCTCTTCCACGGCGTCACGATGGCCGGCTGCGTGGCCACCACCGCGAACTCGCTCTACACCGCTGACGAGATCGCCCACCAGCTGAAGGACTCCGACGCCAAGGCGATCATCACCATCTCCGCCTTCCTGGACCGCGCCAAGGGTGCGACCGCGCAGCAGCCGGTCGACCAGATCGTCGTGCTGGACGGCGCAGAAGGTCACACCGACCTGATGACGATCCTCGGCAATACCGCTCCGGTCCCACAGGTAGACATCGACCCCGCGACCGACCTCGCGGTACTGCCCTACTCGTCAGGCACGACCGGCTTGCCGAAGGGCGTCATGCTGACCCACGAGAACCTGGTCGCCAACGTCGTGCAGTGCCAGCAGATGATGACCACGATGGGCGAGCAATCCGTGGTGCTCGCGGTGCTGCCGTTCTTCCACATCTACGGCCTGACGGTACTGATGAATTTCACCCTCTCGCAGGGCGCCGAGGTCGTCACGATGACTCGGTTCGACCTCGAGGCCTTCCTGCAGGCGGTACAGGACCACAAGGTCACCAAGATCTACGTCGCACCGCCGATCCTCGTGGGATTGACCAAGCACCCGATCGTCGACGAGTACGACCTGTCGTCGCTAGTGTCAATCACCTCGGGCGCTGCGCCTCTCGACGAGAGCCTGGCCCTGGCCGCCGAGGCGCGTCTCGGCGTCCCGGTCATGCAGGGCTTCGGCATGACCGAGCTTTCGCCGGTGTCACATACCGTTCCCGACCCGCTGGCAGGTCAGCTGCCCCGTGGCTCGGTAGGCATCTCGCTGCCGAATATCCTGTGCCGCCTCGTCGACCCGGTCACCGGACAGGACGCCGAGCTCGGCGCCGAGGGCGAGCTGTGGGTGAAGGGCCCGAACGTGATGGCCGGCTACCTCAACAACGAAGCCGCGACCGCCGAGACGATCGTCGAGGACGGCTGGCTGCGCACCGGCGACATCGCCTCGTACGACCCGCAGAACGGCGTGTACATGATCACCGACCGCCTGAAGGAGCTCATCAAGTACAAGGGCTACCAGGTGGCGCCGGCAGAGCTCGAGGCCGTGCTGCTCACTCACGACGAGATCGTCGACAGCGCGGTCATCGGTGTCCCTGACGAGGAGGGTGGCGAGGCACCCAAGGCGTACGTCGTACGCGCCCCCAACAGCTCGCTGACCGAGGAGGACCTCAAGACCTGGGTGGCCGGCGTCGTCGCGCCGCACAAGAAGATCCGGCACGTGGAGTTCGTCGACGAGGTACCGAAGTCCTCGTCCGGCAAGATCCTGCGCAAGGACCTCCGCGCCCGGCACGCGGGAAAGTAG
- the serS gene encoding serine--tRNA ligase: MIDLRVVRDDLERVRASQQARGIDPATADELKDADEARRTALSAYESLRAEQKQAGQAVKKATAEERPALLSRAKELAADVKAAESAANQAAADLRAAHAEVHNLIIDGVPAGGEDDFVELERVGEIPSFGFAPKDHDELGHTLGVFDLPRGAKVSGARFYFLTGIGAQLELALVNMAMAQAASYGLIPMIAPSLVRPESMEGTGFLGAHADEVYHLENDDLYLVGTSEVALAGYHSDEIIDLSAGPTRYAGFSSCFRREAGSYGKDTKGVFRVHWFDKVEMFVYCTPEDAEAEHQRLLEWQKEFLGKLELPFRVIDVAAGDLGSSAARKFDCEVWFPSQQRYRELTSTSNCTTYQARRLNIRYRDEDGRPQIAATLNGTLCAVTRTIAALLDVHQQEDGSVRVPEAIRPFLGGLEVISAKPL, translated from the coding sequence GTGATCGATCTTCGGGTAGTACGCGACGACCTCGAGCGGGTGCGCGCGAGCCAGCAGGCTCGCGGCATCGACCCCGCCACCGCCGATGAGCTGAAGGACGCCGACGAGGCGCGGCGAACGGCGCTGTCGGCCTACGAGTCGTTGCGCGCCGAGCAGAAGCAGGCCGGCCAGGCGGTCAAGAAGGCGACCGCCGAGGAACGCCCCGCGCTGCTGTCGCGGGCCAAGGAGCTCGCGGCCGACGTGAAGGCCGCCGAGTCGGCCGCCAACCAGGCCGCGGCCGATCTGCGCGCGGCCCACGCCGAGGTGCACAACCTGATCATCGACGGCGTTCCCGCCGGAGGCGAGGACGACTTCGTCGAGCTCGAGAGGGTCGGCGAGATCCCGTCCTTCGGGTTCGCGCCGAAGGATCACGACGAGCTCGGCCACACCCTCGGGGTGTTCGACCTCCCGCGGGGCGCGAAGGTCTCCGGAGCCCGCTTCTACTTCCTGACCGGGATCGGCGCGCAGCTGGAACTGGCGCTGGTGAACATGGCGATGGCGCAGGCGGCATCGTACGGCCTCATCCCGATGATCGCGCCGTCGCTGGTGCGGCCCGAGTCGATGGAGGGCACTGGATTCCTCGGCGCGCACGCCGATGAGGTCTACCACCTCGAGAACGACGACCTCTACCTCGTGGGCACCTCGGAGGTGGCGCTGGCCGGTTACCACTCCGACGAGATCATCGACCTTTCCGCCGGACCGACGCGGTACGCCGGGTTCTCGTCGTGCTTCCGCCGCGAGGCCGGGTCGTATGGCAAGGACACCAAGGGCGTGTTCCGGGTGCACTGGTTCGACAAGGTCGAGATGTTCGTCTACTGCACGCCCGAGGATGCCGAGGCTGAGCACCAGCGGCTGCTGGAGTGGCAGAAAGAGTTCCTGGGCAAGCTCGAGCTGCCGTTCCGGGTCATTGACGTCGCCGCCGGCGACCTCGGATCCTCTGCTGCGCGGAAGTTCGACTGCGAGGTCTGGTTCCCGTCCCAGCAGCGATACCGCGAGCTGACCTCGACGTCCAACTGCACGACCTACCAGGCCCGTCGGCTGAACATCCGCTACCGCGACGAGGATGGAAGGCCGCAGATCGCGGCGACGCTGAATGGCACCCTCTGCGCGGTGACGCGGACGATCGCGGCACTGCTCGACGTCCACCAGCAGGAGGACGGCTCGGTACGTGTGCCTGAGGCCATCCGACCGTTCCTTGGTGGCCTCGAGGTCATCTCCGCCAAGCCGCTGTGA
- a CDS encoding bacterial proteasome activator family protein, whose protein sequence is MTDEIQPTETAAEKQSDSEAPPSDEQKTRRVVVVGPDGQPIGQVDIAADQQGSEDDEKSVTDMVEQPAKVMRIGTMVKQLLEEVLSAPRDDASRQRLKEIYRRSITELEDGLAPELQEELARLSLPFTDDDAPSDAELRIAQAQLVGWLEGLFHGIQTALFAQQMASRVALEQMRGGGGPAALPPGMGRMMPPQQNPGDDHASGQSL, encoded by the coding sequence ATGACTGACGAGATCCAGCCCACGGAAACCGCTGCCGAAAAACAGTCCGACAGTGAAGCGCCCCCTTCCGACGAGCAGAAGACCCGCCGCGTCGTCGTGGTCGGCCCCGACGGGCAGCCCATCGGCCAGGTCGATATCGCGGCGGACCAGCAGGGCTCCGAGGACGACGAGAAGTCCGTGACCGACATGGTCGAGCAGCCCGCGAAGGTGATGCGGATCGGCACGATGGTCAAGCAGCTGCTCGAGGAGGTGCTTTCAGCGCCGCGGGACGACGCCTCCCGCCAGCGGCTCAAGGAGATCTACCGCCGCTCGATCACCGAGCTCGAGGACGGTCTCGCCCCCGAGCTGCAGGAGGAGCTCGCACGGCTCTCCCTGCCGTTCACGGACGACGACGCACCCTCGGACGCCGAGCTGCGGATCGCCCAGGCCCAGCTGGTCGGCTGGCTGGAGGGCTTGTTCCACGGCATCCAGACTGCGCTGTTCGCGCAGCAGATGGCCTCGCGCGTCGCACTCGAGCAGATGCGCGGCGGCGGTGGCCCGGCCGCGCTCCCGCCCGGCATGGGGCGGATGATGCCGCCGCAGCAGAACCCTGGCGACGACCACGCCTCCGGCCAGTCCCTGTAA
- a CDS encoding HAD-IIB family hydrolase has translation MSTPKLIISDIDGTIANRGVVSQRTWAAIQAVRAAGIQFAVATGRTAGLLAPVLDHGYDGIAICDNGALTYDAGNDHVLACELIEAGVVGEMAHEVARQYPGLHLGLSRITPNPRSMYSEPRQIEVYDFGQEALEVGDFGLFPAAKIWAVDRDMRSSEIGALLEPIAAGRVEIAWSSEDSGLVEMTALGVTKASACAALAHRWGIAVEDVVCMGDMTNDLEMLEWAGTAIVPENGNDDAKARADRIIGHIADDGTAAYLESLIA, from the coding sequence GTGAGTACGCCGAAGCTGATCATCAGCGACATCGATGGCACGATCGCCAACCGCGGAGTCGTCTCGCAGCGCACATGGGCGGCGATCCAGGCGGTGCGCGCGGCCGGCATCCAGTTCGCCGTCGCCACCGGCCGGACGGCGGGACTGCTCGCCCCGGTGCTCGATCACGGCTACGACGGCATCGCGATCTGCGACAACGGGGCGCTTACCTACGACGCCGGCAACGACCACGTGCTCGCCTGCGAGCTGATCGAGGCGGGTGTGGTCGGTGAGATGGCGCACGAGGTAGCGCGCCAGTATCCCGGCCTGCACCTCGGACTGTCACGGATCACGCCGAATCCCCGGTCGATGTACTCCGAGCCACGACAGATCGAGGTCTACGACTTCGGCCAGGAAGCCCTCGAGGTCGGCGACTTCGGGCTGTTCCCTGCAGCGAAGATCTGGGCGGTGGACCGTGACATGCGCAGCAGCGAGATCGGTGCTCTCCTCGAGCCGATCGCCGCAGGCCGGGTTGAGATCGCGTGGTCCAGCGAGGACAGTGGGCTGGTCGAGATGACGGCGCTCGGCGTCACCAAGGCCAGCGCGTGCGCCGCGCTCGCGCACCGGTGGGGGATCGCCGTCGAGGACGTCGTGTGCATGGGGGACATGACCAACGACCTCGAGATGCTCGAGTGGGCGGGCACGGCGATCGTTCCCGAGAACGGCAACGACGACGCGAAGGCGCGCGCGGACCGAATCATCGGGCACATCGCGGACGACGGCACCGCCGCCTATCTCGAGTCCCTCATCGCTTGA